Proteins encoded within one genomic window of Haematobia irritans isolate KBUSLIRL chromosome 5, ASM5000362v1, whole genome shotgun sequence:
- the LOC142240544 gene encoding glutathione S-transferase theta-1-like, protein MSELKYYHDLMGLPCRAEWIALKMSKTPFEDCPIAIRRFEQRTKEFEKINRFQKLPCIVDGDFHLSESVAILSEEKNITSIYVYNSNAFECSNQM, encoded by the exons ATgtcagaattaaaatactaccaTGATCTGATGGGACTACCTTGCAGAGCTGAATGGATAGCTTTAAAGATGAGTAAAACACCGTTTGAAGATTGTCCCATTGCCATTAGGAGAT TTGAACAACGTACGAAAGAGTTTGAGAAAATTAACCGCTTTCAGAAACTACCTTGCATAGTGGATGGCGATTTTCATTTAAGTGAATCGGTGGCTATTCTGAG CGAGGAGAAGAACATAACGTCcatttatgtatataattcgaATGCATTCGAATGCAGCAATCAGATGTGA
- the LOC142240543 gene encoding glutathione S-transferase theta-3-like: protein MSKVKYFYDLMSQPSRALWIALQLGKTPYEDCPVALRIFEQKTEEYKKINRFQKVPCLVDGYFHLSESVAMLRYLSDKGLFSEHLYPKDIKSRARVDEFLEWHHLTIRYGCAFYFARLWLYPMNGLAEKPSPKTTEKLLNEMENNLKLVETIWLKNSDFVSGNKLTVADLFGACEIEQTRLCKYDVSEKFPKISAWLSRIREEANPYYDKGHEFIYKKSGLFPKA, encoded by the exons ATGTccaaagtaaaatatttttatgatttaatgTCCCAGCCATCCAGAGCTCTTTGGATTGCCTTGCAATTGGGAAAAACTCCATACGAAGATTGTCCAGTGGCACTAAGGATAT TTGAACAGAAAACAGAGGAATACAAAAAAATCAATCGTTTTCAGAAGGTTCCTTGTTTAGTAGATGGATATTTTCATTTaagtgaatcggtggcaatgctaag ATATTTGTCCGATAAAGGTCTATTTAGCGAACATCTATACCCCAAGGATATTAAATCTCGTGCCCGAGTTGATGAGTTTTTGGAATGGCACCATTTAACAATACGATACGGTTGTGCATTTTATTTTGCACGTCTATGGCTTTATCCCATGAATGGTTTAGCAGAAAAGCCCTCACCTAAGACAACTGagaaattattaaatgaaatggaaaataatttaaaattggtGGAAACGATATGGTTGAAAAATTCAGATTTTGTTAGTGGAAACAAATTGACTGTAGCTGACTTGTTTGGTGCTTGTGAAATTGAACAGACCA gACTTTGTAAATATGATGTAtctgaaaaatttcccaaaatttcggcATGGTTATCTAGAATACGTGAAGAGGCAAATCCTTACTACGACAAAGGTcatgaatttatttataaaaaatctggATTATTTCCAAAAGCTTAA
- the LOC142240388 gene encoding clavesin-2, with the protein MAQLRPLNPELEEVARKTLNEVKSRIPDDLEALRSWIQKEPHLKARTDDQFLIAFLRFSKYSLESAKKRIDYFYTYKSSAKDLIKSRRIDDKLIDIAQSGIFCSLPKPQGLGGPRIHFMRMGNINPAIHTVQDVFRFHAMRCEIETNTDDNWNISGVLEIIDFSKIPFGFLKQFEPTLFRQMASFLEFGIPTNLLGTHIVNASKEAQIILGLIRNVMKQKELLNIHPTLESLQQAIGKEYLPAEYGGTNSSFEESEKNFEKLMMSYKSYFDEDEKYGVDEKLRQGENNVSELFGGSASGSFRKLDID; encoded by the exons ATGGCCCAGTTAAGACCATTAAATCCTGAACTGGAAGAAGTTGCCCGAAAAACTTTGAATGAGGTTAAATCTAGAATACCTGACGATTTGGAAGCTTTACGTTCATGGATTCAAAAGGAACCTCATCTGAAGGCTCGTACCGACGATCAGTTTTTGATTGCGTTCTTACGTTTTAGCAAATATAGTTTGGAGAGTGCGAAAAAGCGTATTGATTATTTCTACACCTACAAATCGTCGGCTAAAGATTTGATTAAGTCCCGGCGTATTGATGATAAGCTCATAGATATTGCTCAATCTGG CATTTTCTGCTCTCTACCAAAACCTCAAGGTCTTGGAGGACCTCGTATACATTTTATGCGTATGGGCAACATTAATCCCGCCATTCATACTGTCCAAGATGTTTTCCGTTTTCATGCAATGCGTTGTGAAATTGAAACCAATACCGATGATAATTGGAACATAAGTGGTGTTTTAGAAATtatcgacttttccaaaatcCCCTTTGGTTTTCTGAAGCAATTCGAACCAACACTATTCCGACAAATGGCATCATTCTTGGAATTTGGTATACCGACTAATTTATTAGGTACACATATTGTCAATGCCTCCAAAGAGGCCCAAATTATATTGGGACTGATACGAAATGTCATGAAGCAAAAGGAATTG TTGAATATTCATCCCACTTTGGAGTCTTTACAACAAGCTATTGGCAAAGAATATTTACCAGCTGAATACGGTGGTACGAATAGTTCTTTCGAAGAGTCtgaaaagaattttgaaaaacttatgatgagctATAAATCGTATTTCGACGAAGATGAGAAATATGGTGTCGACGAAAAATTGCGCCAAGGAGAGAATAATGTTTCCGAATTGTTTGGTGGCAGTGCTAGTGGTTCATTCCGAAAGTTAGATATAGATTAA
- the LOC142240386 gene encoding alpha-tocopherol transfer protein-like: MTAKLEIRPLNDALKKVAKEELNEVDSRMADDISALRTWLDKQPHLKSRTDDQFLVSFLRGCKYSLEKAKSKIDYFYTIKTMMPELFGDKIMGEKEIQLCRTGTYVRLPKPLGEDGPSVQLTNYSKFDPKIFTMLDLFRFQCLLMDWQIYNDDNCVISGYIEIIDLSKMSLSFLTQFEPTLIKKMGVFAEKAAPMRMKGVHFVNCPKEAQALLSFTRTLMSEKLQKRFFVHKTLDDLYKVIPREYLPVEYGGTNGTIPEMIEETEKSLLALNEYFIEDDQFGVDENMRPGKQINMESLFGIEGSFRKLDID, encoded by the exons ATGACAGCAAAACTGGAGATACGACCTTTGAACGATGCTCTAAAGAAGGTGGCCAAGGAAGAATTAAATGAGGTAGACAGTCGAATGGCTGATGATATTTCTGCCTTACGTACATGGCTGGATAAGCAACCCCATTTGAAATCTCGCACTGATGATCAATTCTTGGTATCATTCCTTAGGGGATGCAAATATAGTCTGGAAAAAGCTAAATCAAAAAtagattatttctatacaattaaaaccaTGATGCCGGAATTATTTGGCGATAAAATAATGGGGGAGAAAGAAATACAACTGTGTCGAACTGG cACATATGTTCGTCTACCCAAACCTTTGGGAGAAGATGGCCCTTCGGTACAACTGACAAACTATTCGAAATTCGATCCCAAGATTTTTACCATGCTTGATCTATTCCGATTCCAATGTCTGCTAATGGATTGGCAAATTTACAATGATGATAATTGTGTCATAAGTGGCTACATCGAAATTATTGATCTCTCCAAAATGAGTCTatcatttttgacacaatttgaacCGACACTCATTAAAAAAATGGGTGTATTTGCCGAAAAAGCAGCTCCAATGCGTATGAAGGGGGTGCATTTTGTTAATTGCCCCAAGGAGGCTCAAGCTCTACTCAGTTTCACCAGAACCTTAATGAGTGAGAAACTACAAAAGAGA TTTTTTGTCCATAAAACCCTGGATGATCTCTACAAAGTAATACCCAGAGAATATTTGCCTGTTGAATATGGTGGTACAAATGGCACAATTCCTGAAATGATTGAAGAAACTGAAAAAAGTTTATTGGCTCTTAATGAATATTTCATCGAAGATGATCAGTTTGGCGTTGATGAGAATATGAGACCGGGCAAACAAATTAATATGGAGTCATTGTTTGGCATTGAAGGTTCATTTCGGAAATTGGATATTGATTAA